The following proteins are co-located in the Billgrantia tianxiuensis genome:
- a CDS encoding c-type cytochrome, which produces MTVSARAYREALPLFVVALLALGLPIAGLADEHRITGEGPGAFIVEDGKVDPDTYEGYLVYTRACMACHGPDGMGSSFAPNLIRAVERRGWENFAGTIASGREVQPGQVMPSFADDPYVMGNIPKIFSYMRARGEGGLGRGRPQIIESMQQQDDESEAEGEKGEEKDKAAEGANAE; this is translated from the coding sequence ATGACGGTATCTGCACGTGCTTATCGCGAGGCTCTTCCCCTGTTCGTCGTCGCTCTGTTGGCATTGGGGCTACCCATAGCCGGCCTGGCCGACGAGCATCGCATCACCGGCGAGGGGCCAGGGGCCTTCATCGTAGAGGACGGCAAGGTGGACCCCGACACTTACGAGGGCTACCTCGTCTATACCCGGGCCTGCATGGCCTGCCACGGGCCAGATGGCATGGGTTCCTCCTTCGCTCCCAATCTGATCCGCGCAGTGGAGCGCCGCGGCTGGGAGAATTTCGCCGGCACCATTGCCTCCGGGCGTGAAGTGCAGCCCGGCCAGGTGATGCCCTCCTTCGCCGACGATCCCTACGTGATGGGCAACATTCCCAAGATCTTCAGCTACATGCGCGCACGCGGAGAGGGCGGACTGGGGCGCGGGCGACCGCAAATTATCGAGTCGATGCAGCAGCAGGACGACGAGAGCGAGGCAGAAGGCGAGAAAGGTGAAGAGAAGGACAAAGCCGCCGAGGGCGCGAACGCGGAGTAG
- a CDS encoding S-(hydroxymethyl)glutathione dehydrogenase/class III alcohol dehydrogenase, with protein MKSRAAVAMAAGQPLELTEIDVQDPKAGEVLVRIKATSVCHTDAFTLSGADPEGLFPSVLGHEGAGIVEAVGEGVTSVKPGDHVIPLYTAECGQCKFCRSGKTNLCQAVRATQGQGLMPDGTSRFSLDGKMLHHYMGCSTFSEYTVLPEVSLAVVSKEAPLDKICLLGCGVTTGIGAVLNTAKVEPGSTVAVFGLGAIGLAVIQGAQMAKASRIIAIDVNPDKFELARQFGATDFVNPKEHSDPIQQVIVDMTDGGVDYSFECIGNVNVMRSALECCHKGWGESVIIGVAGAGEEISTRPFQLVTGRVWRGSAFGGVKGRSELPGYVQRYMDGEIKIDEFITHDMPFEQINEAFELLHAGKSIRTVLRY; from the coding sequence ATGAAATCACGCGCCGCCGTCGCCATGGCCGCGGGCCAGCCGCTCGAACTCACCGAGATCGATGTGCAAGATCCCAAGGCCGGGGAGGTGCTGGTGCGCATCAAGGCCACCAGCGTGTGCCACACCGACGCCTTCACGCTTTCCGGGGCCGACCCCGAGGGCTTGTTCCCCTCGGTACTGGGCCACGAGGGGGCCGGCATCGTCGAAGCCGTGGGTGAGGGCGTCACCAGTGTCAAGCCCGGCGACCATGTCATCCCGCTCTATACCGCCGAGTGCGGCCAGTGCAAGTTCTGCCGCTCGGGCAAGACCAACCTGTGTCAGGCGGTGCGCGCCACCCAGGGCCAGGGGCTGATGCCCGACGGCACCTCGCGCTTCTCGCTCGACGGCAAGATGCTGCACCACTACATGGGCTGCTCGACCTTCAGCGAATACACCGTGCTGCCCGAGGTCTCCCTGGCGGTGGTCTCGAAGGAAGCGCCGCTGGACAAGATCTGCCTGCTCGGCTGCGGCGTGACCACCGGCATCGGCGCGGTGCTCAACACCGCCAAGGTGGAGCCGGGCTCCACCGTCGCCGTGTTCGGCCTCGGTGCCATCGGCCTGGCGGTGATCCAGGGCGCACAGATGGCCAAGGCCAGCCGCATCATCGCCATCGACGTCAATCCGGACAAGTTCGAGCTGGCGCGCCAGTTCGGCGCTACCGACTTCGTCAATCCCAAGGAGCACTCGGATCCGATCCAGCAGGTGATCGTCGACATGACCGACGGCGGGGTCGACTACTCCTTCGAGTGCATCGGCAACGTCAACGTGATGCGCTCGGCGCTGGAGTGCTGCCACAAGGGCTGGGGCGAGTCGGTGATCATCGGCGTGGCCGGGGCCGGCGAGGAGATCTCGACGCGGCCGTTCCAACTGGTCACGGGCCGGGTGTGGCGCGGCTCGGCGTTCGGCGGGGTGAAGGGGCGCAGCGAGCTGCCGGGCTACGTGCAGCGCTACATGGACGGCGAGATCAAGATCGACGAGTTCATCACCCACGACATGCCATTCGAGCAGATCAACGAGGCATTCGAGCTGCTGCACGCGGGCAAGAGCATTCGTACGGTGCTTCGCTATTGA
- a CDS encoding insulinase family protein: MNHPSAVSDDELARRAGLPPGSRLREARLANGLTVAAAEVPDARWQRLVGAAGVGYLDEPDDCRGLAHLLEHVLFLGSTGFPGAGELARWVGERGGRYNARTDESITEVHLHLPPVDTDEGLARLVDMLARPRFEPGLVAHEVAVLEAEFRARLADPALHRLAALGQLCREGHPARHCHAGNRTTLGTDASRLAARLADFHVHHYRAGGMALVMLGPLPLEVQLELLTRHGTALPAGDAPSPPRAWRWAQPGGVAWHSPTSRTSATSLELFWPLPDEQATAHANRLAAVAARLADGHLAATLQAAMELDRLEVTLEPVGLGSALALNLAPAPDEETVQAMLATCCAAFEQAIVATLPAPSVPAADLDAWPRRYARQLAGSVKRAPCDAISEETAPLPWLTSEQYRLLWHAPAASGRWKTLTETGTRWRPQPLPEEQAPLPWRCPPALSLRPRPDTSESTPRQLCQSARLTLWSGEPVRLADAPAASLCLGWPAPAAQQGARLFRWRQNTLPLRQAALAQGLQLSCAGDARGDWLIVSGAAERLCSLAELALARWPEQAAQHPCDPPVGLLAQRLLTLLETSTLRVARAGALPVLGWVSGGEDADAAQAMLSHLAGRLSAGPPMAASATPHEASEENDDTRWLPPQGDDHVAMLEVAGPDDTPRSRWLLRLLAQCHDAAFQHEMRQRRGLGYVAAVRYREASGTPRLGYVVQSPHAGIGELRQAIADFLTQQGEALAHLTAAEMERRKRSLLAHAGHPETQAEAIAQLWQALRRHAAMKNASPPWQPLPWEAESQALAALHVDSLLDLAKDLAAGRLVQRWWLHQPR; the protein is encoded by the coding sequence ATGAACCACCCATCCGCGGTTTCCGACGACGAACTCGCCCGGCGCGCGGGACTACCGCCGGGCAGCCGGCTGCGTGAAGCCCGCCTCGCCAATGGCCTGACCGTCGCCGCCGCCGAAGTGCCCGACGCTCGCTGGCAGCGCCTGGTCGGTGCCGCAGGCGTGGGCTACCTGGACGAGCCCGACGACTGCCGCGGGCTGGCTCACCTGCTGGAACATGTCCTGTTCCTGGGCTCGACGGGCTTTCCCGGGGCTGGCGAGCTGGCGCGCTGGGTCGGTGAGCGAGGCGGGCGCTACAACGCCCGTACCGACGAAAGCATTACCGAGGTGCACCTGCATCTCCCCCCCGTCGATACCGACGAGGGCCTGGCTCGACTGGTGGACATGCTGGCCCGGCCTCGCTTCGAACCCGGGCTCGTCGCGCACGAGGTGGCGGTACTCGAGGCGGAGTTCCGCGCGCGGCTGGCCGACCCCGCGCTGCATCGGCTGGCGGCACTCGGCCAGCTCTGCCGCGAGGGGCACCCCGCTCGACACTGCCATGCCGGCAACCGCACCACCCTGGGCACTGACGCCTCCCGGCTGGCCGCACGGCTCGCCGACTTTCATGTCCATCACTACCGCGCCGGAGGCATGGCCCTGGTAATGCTGGGTCCTTTGCCGCTCGAGGTGCAGCTCGAGCTGCTCACGCGGCATGGTACGGCGCTGCCGGCGGGCGACGCGCCGTCGCCGCCACGGGCCTGGCGCTGGGCCCAGCCCGGCGGCGTGGCGTGGCATTCGCCCACGTCCAGAACCAGCGCTACATCGCTCGAGCTCTTCTGGCCACTGCCGGACGAGCAAGCCACCGCCCATGCCAACCGGCTCGCCGCCGTGGCTGCCCGGCTGGCCGATGGACATCTCGCCGCCACCCTGCAGGCCGCCATGGAACTCGATCGGCTCGAGGTGACCCTAGAGCCCGTTGGCCTGGGGTCGGCCCTGGCGCTGAACCTGGCGCCAGCGCCGGACGAGGAAACGGTGCAGGCGATGCTGGCCACCTGCTGTGCGGCATTCGAGCAGGCCATCGTCGCAACGCTACCCGCCCCATCCGTGCCGGCGGCGGATCTCGACGCCTGGCCCCGGCGCTACGCCAGGCAACTGGCCGGTTCGGTAAAGCGCGCCCCATGCGACGCAATCTCGGAAGAGACAGCTCCTTTGCCTTGGCTGACATCCGAGCAGTATCGGCTGCTATGGCATGCTCCCGCCGCTTCCGGCCGCTGGAAAACGCTGACGGAGACCGGCACCCGCTGGCGTCCCCAGCCGCTGCCGGAGGAGCAGGCGCCATTGCCTTGGCGATGCCCGCCCGCCCTCTCGCTCCGCCCCCGGCCAGATACCAGTGAATCGACTCCGCGACAGCTCTGTCAGAGTGCGCGGCTCACTCTCTGGAGCGGTGAGCCGGTGCGCCTGGCGGATGCCCCTGCGGCCAGCCTTTGCCTGGGCTGGCCCGCCCCGGCCGCGCAGCAGGGCGCACGCCTTTTCCGTTGGCGGCAGAACACACTGCCATTGCGCCAGGCCGCCCTCGCTCAGGGACTGCAGCTTTCCTGTGCCGGGGACGCCCGCGGCGACTGGCTGATCGTCAGCGGAGCGGCCGAACGGCTCTGCTCCCTGGCGGAGCTGGCCCTGGCGCGCTGGCCGGAGCAGGCAGCGCAACACCCATGCGACCCGCCAGTGGGGCTGCTGGCCCAACGCCTGCTGACCCTGCTGGAAACCTCGACGCTCCGGGTGGCGCGGGCCGGGGCATTGCCGGTGCTGGGCTGGGTAAGCGGCGGGGAAGACGCCGACGCGGCCCAAGCGATGCTGAGCCACCTCGCCGGGCGCCTGTCGGCAGGCCCGCCCATGGCGGCCAGTGCGACGCCCCATGAAGCCAGTGAAGAGAACGACGACACCCGCTGGCTGCCGCCCCAGGGCGACGACCATGTCGCGATGCTGGAAGTTGCCGGCCCCGACGACACGCCACGCAGCCGCTGGCTGCTGCGCCTGCTGGCCCAGTGTCACGACGCCGCTTTCCAGCATGAGATGCGCCAGCGGCGCGGCCTGGGATACGTGGCGGCGGTGCGCTATCGCGAAGCGTCGGGCACTCCCCGCCTGGGCTACGTGGTGCAGTCCCCTCATGCCGGGATTGGCGAGTTGCGCCAGGCCATTGCTGACTTCCTGACCCAACAGGGCGAAGCGCTGGCGCACCTCACCGCAGCGGAGATGGAGCGCCGCAAGCGCAGCCTGCTCGCCCATGCCGGCCACCCCGAGACCCAGGCCGAGGCCATCGCCCAGCTGTGGCAGGCGCTGCGTCGCCATGCCGCCATGAAAAATGCCTCGCCACCCTGGCAGCCGCTGCCGTGGGAAGCCGAGTCGCAGGCATTGGCCGCGCTGCACGTCGACTCGCTGCTCGACTTGGCAAAGGATCTCGCCGCGGGCCGTCTGGTACAGCGCTGGTGGCTGCACCAGCCACGCTGA
- a CDS encoding substrate-binding domain-containing protein: MKAACRWTIHAMALAVGLAFAGGALAELPERQQREALRVCADGNNLPFSNQAGEGFENRIAELMADDLGVPLTYVWAPQVMGFVRNTLELRVCDVIMGTPAGYEFVQNTNPYYRSVYSLVVPEDSDLVATRLSDPAFEGRRIGVVAETPPTVPLRRSGARIQGYPLMVDTRVRAPVRDAIEDVVSGNTDGAVLWGPLAGYYAARQDPSLKLIPLVDDDSDATLDYRITMGIRHGEPHWKDWINDFIDRHQEEIDAILTEYGVPLLDRRGRLLNAQAGGDT; encoded by the coding sequence ATGAAAGCAGCCTGTCGTTGGACGATTCACGCCATGGCGCTGGCCGTAGGCCTGGCCTTTGCCGGCGGCGCCCTTGCCGAGCTTCCCGAGCGCCAGCAGCGCGAGGCCCTGCGGGTCTGTGCCGACGGCAACAATCTGCCCTTCAGCAACCAGGCCGGGGAGGGCTTCGAGAATCGTATCGCCGAACTCATGGCCGACGACCTTGGCGTACCGCTGACCTACGTGTGGGCGCCCCAGGTCATGGGCTTCGTGCGCAACACCCTGGAGCTGCGCGTCTGCGACGTGATCATGGGTACCCCGGCCGGCTACGAATTCGTGCAGAACACCAACCCCTACTACCGCTCGGTGTATTCCCTGGTGGTTCCTGAGGATTCCGACCTCGTGGCGACCCGCCTGAGCGACCCGGCATTCGAAGGGCGGCGCATCGGCGTGGTGGCGGAGACTCCGCCGACGGTACCGCTGCGGCGCAGCGGGGCCCGTATCCAGGGCTACCCGCTGATGGTCGACACCCGGGTGCGCGCACCGGTGCGCGACGCCATCGAGGATGTCGTTAGCGGCAATACCGACGGTGCCGTGTTGTGGGGGCCGCTGGCCGGCTACTACGCGGCCCGCCAGGATCCGTCGCTCAAGCTCATTCCGTTGGTCGACGACGACTCCGATGCCACCCTCGATTACCGCATCACCATGGGCATTCGCCACGGCGAACCCCATTGGAAGGACTGGATCAACGACTTCATCGATCGCCATCAGGAGGAGATCGACGCCATCCTGACCGAGTATGGCGTGCCTCTGCTCGACCGGCGCGGTCGCCTGCTCAATGCTCAGGCGGGAGGTGACACATGA
- the pqqA gene encoding pyrroloquinoline quinone precursor peptide PqqA, translated as MWTKPAYTDLRLGFEVTLYISNR; from the coding sequence ATGTGGACCAAGCCTGCCTATACCGATCTTCGTCTTGGCTTCGAAGTGACACTCTATATCTCCAATCGGTGA
- a CDS encoding methanol/ethanol family PQQ-dependent dehydrogenase: MLRETGYAVMAIGLMATTAAHANQNQLELQQNPEYWPTQLGNYQGNRFSELDQINRDNVGELRSVWQFSTGVLRGHEGGPLYVGDGRLYIHTPFPNKVFALDLEDEGRVVWSYEPDQDSRVIPVMCCDTVNRGLAYADGRLFLGQADNTLIALDAETGELLWDVSNGDHTVGETNTMSPLVVHDKVIVGISGGEYGIRGHLTAYDVETGEQVWRGYSTGPDDEVLIDPETTTMLGEPIGEADLGVSTWPEGEWERGGGAPWGWITYDPDLDLIYYGTGNPGTWNPDQRTKDGEPADNKWAITVFARDPNDGSVKWVYQKVPFDEWDYDGVNENQLIDVEYEGEQRKGLAIIDRTGFGFLLDRETGELLVAEKFAPETNWADSYDMETGRPNVSEQYSTYRQGVNVNTTDICPTAMGAKNMQPSAYSPRTGLIYAGINRICMNYEPYETEYVAGQPYVGATLTMMAAPTQNGEMEGRMGSFIAWDPVAGETVWEVDERFAVWSGALATAGDLAFYGTLEGHVKAVDIESGEELWRFKTPSGIIGNVNTFMHEGKQYVAVLSGVGGWAGIGLAAGLEEPEEGLGAVGVFSALGDYTKLGGVLTVFALPD, from the coding sequence ATGCTTAGGGAGACCGGTTATGCAGTCATGGCCATTGGGTTGATGGCCACAACGGCGGCTCATGCCAACCAGAATCAACTCGAGCTGCAACAAAACCCAGAATACTGGCCGACTCAGTTGGGCAACTACCAGGGCAACCGTTTCAGCGAGCTGGACCAGATCAATCGCGACAACGTAGGCGAGTTGCGTTCGGTGTGGCAGTTCTCGACCGGCGTTCTGCGCGGCCACGAAGGCGGCCCCCTCTATGTCGGTGACGGCCGGCTATACATTCACACCCCCTTTCCCAACAAGGTTTTCGCCCTCGACCTGGAAGACGAGGGCCGCGTGGTCTGGAGCTACGAGCCGGACCAGGATTCCCGTGTCATCCCGGTGATGTGCTGTGACACGGTCAATCGCGGATTGGCCTACGCCGATGGCCGCCTGTTCCTCGGCCAGGCCGACAATACCCTGATCGCACTCGATGCCGAAACGGGCGAACTGCTGTGGGACGTCAGCAACGGCGATCATACCGTCGGCGAGACCAATACCATGTCGCCGCTGGTGGTACATGACAAGGTCATTGTCGGCATCAGTGGCGGCGAGTACGGCATTCGCGGGCACCTCACCGCCTATGACGTCGAGACCGGCGAGCAGGTCTGGCGCGGTTACTCCACCGGACCGGACGACGAAGTACTGATCGACCCCGAGACCACCACCATGCTGGGCGAGCCGATCGGCGAGGCTGACCTCGGCGTTTCCACCTGGCCGGAAGGCGAGTGGGAGCGTGGCGGTGGCGCGCCCTGGGGTTGGATCACCTACGATCCCGACCTCGACCTGATCTACTACGGCACCGGCAACCCCGGCACCTGGAACCCCGATCAGCGTACTAAGGACGGCGAGCCGGCCGACAATAAGTGGGCCATCACCGTGTTTGCCCGCGATCCCAACGACGGCTCGGTCAAGTGGGTCTATCAGAAGGTGCCCTTCGACGAGTGGGACTACGACGGCGTCAACGAGAACCAATTGATCGACGTCGAATACGAAGGCGAGCAGCGCAAGGGCCTGGCGATCATCGATCGCACCGGCTTCGGCTTCCTGCTCGATCGCGAAACCGGCGAGCTGCTGGTGGCGGAGAAGTTTGCTCCCGAGACCAACTGGGCCGACAGCTACGACATGGAGACCGGACGGCCCAACGTCAGCGAGCAATACAGCACCTATCGTCAGGGGGTGAACGTCAACACCACTGACATCTGCCCCACCGCCATGGGGGCCAAGAACATGCAGCCGAGCGCCTATTCTCCGCGCACAGGCCTGATTTATGCCGGGATCAACCGGATCTGCATGAACTACGAGCCCTATGAGACCGAGTACGTGGCCGGCCAGCCATACGTCGGTGCCACCCTGACCATGATGGCGGCGCCGACCCAAAACGGCGAAATGGAAGGCCGCATGGGCAGCTTCATCGCCTGGGACCCGGTCGCTGGTGAAACCGTGTGGGAAGTCGACGAGCGCTTCGCGGTATGGAGCGGGGCGTTGGCTACCGCCGGTGACCTGGCCTTCTACGGCACGCTGGAAGGGCACGTCAAGGCGGTCGACATCGAGAGCGGCGAGGAGCTGTGGCGCTTCAAGACTCCCTCCGGGATCATCGGTAACGTCAACACCTTCATGCACGAGGGCAAGCAGTATGTGGCGGTGCTCTCCGGCGTCGGTGGCTGGGCCGGCATCGGGCTCGCCGCAGGTCTCGAGGAACCCGAGGAGGGCCTCGGCGCCGTCGGCGTATTCTCCGCGCTGGGTGACTACACCAAGCTCGGCGGCGTGCTGACGGTCTTTGCCCTGCCGGATTGA
- the pqqD gene encoding pyrroloquinoline quinone biosynthesis peptide chaperone PqqD: MIESTTVYRLRPGWRLQWEEAQGRHVLLYPEGMVQLNDSAGAILTQLDGQRDVADVVASLQAQFPDAPAAEIERDIHEFLLDAARQGWIRHD; this comes from the coding sequence ATGATCGAGTCAACCACCGTCTATCGCTTGCGCCCCGGTTGGCGCCTGCAGTGGGAGGAGGCCCAGGGCCGTCACGTGCTGCTCTATCCCGAGGGCATGGTGCAGCTCAACGACAGCGCCGGAGCCATCCTGACCCAGCTCGACGGCCAGCGCGACGTGGCCGACGTAGTGGCGAGCCTGCAGGCCCAGTTTCCCGATGCCCCCGCCGCGGAGATCGAACGGGACATACATGAATTCCTGCTCGACGCCGCACGACAAGGGTGGATCCGACATGACTGA
- the pqqB gene encoding pyrroloquinoline quinone biosynthesis protein PqqB, which produces MHVLVLGAAAGGGFPQWNCNCSLCHGLRTGSIAATSRTQSSIAISSDGERWLLCNASPDIRAQLAANAELHPRRIPRDSGISGVLLVDAQIDHATGLLSLREGCPFDVWCTPNVHQDLSSGFPLFTMLEHWGGLNWRPIAIDEAHHEAEFEVPACPGLTFTAVALTSNAPPYSPRRGAPTPGDNIGLLVEDRARGTRLFYAPGLGRLDDRVRGFLGRADCVLVDGTLWHDDELIRAGVGKATGTDMGHLALAGRGGLLEELGALPLATRRVLIHINNTNPILDDGSAERASLEEAGIEVAFDGMRLEI; this is translated from the coding sequence ATGCACGTACTGGTCCTCGGCGCTGCCGCAGGCGGCGGTTTTCCTCAGTGGAACTGCAACTGTTCGCTATGCCACGGCCTGCGCACCGGTAGCATCGCGGCGACTTCCCGCACCCAGTCGTCGATTGCCATCAGCAGCGACGGTGAGCGCTGGCTGCTGTGCAACGCCTCACCCGACATCCGCGCCCAACTGGCGGCCAACGCCGAGCTTCATCCGCGCCGGATTCCCCGAGACAGCGGCATCAGCGGCGTGCTTTTGGTGGATGCCCAGATCGATCACGCCACCGGCCTGCTGTCGCTGCGTGAAGGCTGTCCCTTCGATGTTTGGTGTACCCCCAACGTGCATCAGGACCTGAGCAGCGGCTTCCCGCTGTTCACCATGCTGGAGCACTGGGGCGGCTTGAACTGGCGTCCCATCGCCATCGATGAAGCCCATCACGAGGCCGAGTTCGAGGTCCCGGCCTGCCCCGGCCTGACCTTCACCGCCGTGGCGCTGACCAGTAACGCGCCGCCCTATTCGCCACGTCGCGGCGCACCGACCCCGGGCGACAACATCGGCCTGCTGGTCGAAGACCGGGCGCGCGGCACGCGACTGTTCTACGCGCCAGGACTTGGCCGGCTCGATGATCGCGTGCGTGGTTTCCTGGGCCGTGCCGATTGCGTACTGGTCGACGGCACCCTGTGGCATGACGACGAGCTGATCCGTGCCGGCGTGGGCAAGGCCACCGGCACCGACATGGGCCACTTGGCGCTGGCGGGCAGAGGGGGATTGCTGGAGGAGCTGGGGGCCCTGCCCCTCGCCACTCGCCGGGTGCTGATACACATCAACAATACCAACCCGATCCTCGACGACGGCTCGGCCGAGCGGGCTTCGCTCGAAGAGGCCGGCATCGAGGTCGCCTTCGATGGCATGCGCCTGGAGATATGA
- the pqqE gene encoding pyrroloquinoline quinone biosynthesis protein PqqE: protein MTDHTHTTAINGATGAPLWLLAELTYRCPLQCAYCSNPLDFAAVKEELSTEEWMDVLAQARAMGAVQMGFSGGEPLVRQDLETLVAEARRLGFYTNLITSGLGLDEARIEALHAAGLDHIQISLQASDPDVAAAVAGSPKAHAKKLAMARAVKAAGYPMVLNVVLHRHNIDRIDDIIALCDELGADAVELANCQMYGWAHLNREGLLPSHEQLKAAEATTARWRERLTERGRDMRLLFVVPDYYAERPKACMGGWGAIFMTVAPDGAVLPCHSARMLPMSFPNVRERGLHEIWYDSEAFNRYRGDGWMREPCRSCDERHKDVGGCRCQAYLLTGDATATDPVCSLSPDHHLIEAARRQAEHGERPMAGLTLRNVHESRIFCRA, encoded by the coding sequence ATGACTGACCATACCCATACCACTGCCATCAACGGCGCCACCGGCGCTCCGCTGTGGCTGCTCGCGGAACTCACCTACCGTTGCCCGCTGCAGTGCGCCTACTGCTCCAACCCGCTCGACTTCGCCGCGGTGAAGGAGGAACTCTCTACCGAGGAGTGGATGGACGTACTGGCCCAGGCCCGCGCCATGGGAGCCGTGCAGATGGGTTTCTCCGGTGGCGAGCCGCTGGTGCGGCAGGACCTCGAGACCCTGGTGGCCGAGGCACGCCGGCTCGGCTTCTATACCAACCTGATCACCTCGGGGCTGGGGCTCGACGAAGCGCGCATCGAGGCACTGCACGCGGCCGGGCTCGATCATATCCAGATCAGCCTGCAGGCCTCCGATCCAGACGTTGCCGCGGCGGTAGCCGGCTCGCCCAAGGCCCACGCCAAGAAGCTGGCCATGGCCCGAGCGGTCAAGGCCGCCGGCTATCCCATGGTGCTCAACGTGGTGCTGCACCGCCACAACATCGACCGCATCGACGACATCATCGCCCTGTGCGACGAACTGGGGGCCGACGCCGTGGAACTGGCTAACTGCCAGATGTACGGCTGGGCTCACCTCAACCGCGAGGGCCTGCTACCCAGCCATGAGCAGCTCAAGGCCGCCGAGGCCACCACCGCACGCTGGCGCGAGCGCCTGACCGAGCGCGGCCGCGACATGCGCCTGCTGTTCGTGGTGCCCGACTATTACGCCGAACGCCCCAAGGCGTGCATGGGCGGCTGGGGCGCGATCTTCATGACCGTGGCGCCGGACGGTGCGGTGCTACCCTGCCATAGCGCGCGGATGCTGCCGATGAGCTTTCCCAACGTGCGCGAGCGTGGGCTGCATGAAATCTGGTACGACAGCGAAGCCTTCAATCGCTACCGCGGCGATGGCTGGATGCGCGAACCCTGCCGCAGCTGCGACGAACGCCACAAGGACGTCGGCGGCTGCCGCTGCCAGGCCTACCTGCTCACCGGCGACGCCACGGCCACCGATCCGGTGTGCTCGCTGTCGCCCGACCACCACCTGATCGAGGCCGCCCGTCGCCAGGCCGAACACGGCGAGCGCCCCATGGCCGGCCTGACCCTGCGCAACGTGCACGAATCGCGGATCTTCTGCCGCGCATGA
- a CDS encoding ABC transporter substrate-binding protein, whose amino-acid sequence MRTLTRSLRWLATGGLALGLGWPALLPADTPAPVVVGYLGMERPDDQEPLSVLDPVIDDEGLQGARLGINDNNATAQFLGQEFVLHEAMVAEGEDIGEALEGLVEQGVEWIVSGLPVAELNELMAHPARGDRVVFNAWAADDELRGEACHPELYHTTPSRRMLADALAQFLGYKQWNRWALVYGNTDQDRILADVLRAAAERYGHRIVGDKQWPHDPLARRAEGGFHAIQREIPVFVQDLPEHDVLVIADETDYFGEYFPYQTWAPRPVVGTQGLIATPWHRAHESWGRYSCSAVSRSSPSAG is encoded by the coding sequence ATGAGGACGTTGACACGCTCCCTGCGCTGGCTGGCGACGGGTGGACTGGCCCTTGGCCTGGGATGGCCGGCGCTGCTGCCGGCCGATACGCCGGCGCCTGTGGTCGTGGGCTATCTGGGCATGGAGCGACCCGATGACCAGGAGCCGCTCTCGGTGCTCGATCCCGTGATCGATGATGAGGGGCTGCAAGGAGCCCGCTTGGGCATCAACGACAACAATGCCACCGCCCAGTTCCTGGGGCAGGAGTTCGTGCTCCATGAAGCGATGGTGGCTGAGGGGGAGGACATCGGCGAGGCGCTGGAGGGGCTGGTCGAGCAGGGCGTGGAGTGGATCGTCAGCGGCCTGCCCGTCGCGGAGCTGAATGAGCTGATGGCACACCCCGCGCGCGGCGATCGGGTGGTGTTCAACGCCTGGGCGGCGGACGATGAGCTGCGTGGTGAGGCGTGCCACCCCGAGCTCTACCACACCACCCCGAGTCGGCGCATGCTGGCCGATGCCCTGGCGCAGTTCCTCGGCTACAAGCAGTGGAATCGCTGGGCGCTGGTCTACGGCAATACCGACCAGGACCGGATTCTGGCTGATGTGCTGCGCGCCGCGGCCGAGCGCTACGGCCATCGCATCGTGGGCGATAAGCAGTGGCCGCACGACCCCTTGGCGCGCCGGGCCGAGGGCGGTTTTCATGCCATCCAGCGTGAGATCCCGGTGTTCGTGCAGGACCTGCCCGAGCACGACGTACTGGTGATTGCCGACGAGACCGACTATTTCGGTGAGTACTTCCCCTACCAGACCTGGGCTCCCCGGCCCGTGGTCGGCACCCAGGGACTGATCGCCACGCCTTGGCACCGCGCCCACGAATCCTGGGGGCGGTACAGCTGCAGCGCCGTTTCGAGAAGCTCGCCGAGCGCTGGATGA